A single Pieris rapae chromosome 2, ilPieRapa1.1, whole genome shotgun sequence DNA region contains:
- the LOC110998177 gene encoding zinc finger MIZ domain-containing protein 1 — protein sequence MSGGGENAQFGATAAMVAAATTAAIQDSQPFSQMQSNMAMGNPQYSAMNGYAQQRSHNPAMTGMGMGSNGGMNGMNGMNGMTGMTGMGQMGNASMNGMNPMAQMANMGMHANMMPSQMGPAQMGGSTKMGPGYQRRHTPYPTGTMLMGSRKSQYIGGQPGFGPGQYPSGYGGRPGFQGQYPPQQPLGPSGNFGPTMRGNMRQTTPPYSNQGQYFNGAVPNHFPQHQANSAQYAGQYSGQFAQEVAMRTNNYQHSPVPGNPTPPLTPASSMPPYISPNADVKPHFNELKPPMGMQNDELRLTFPVRDGIILPPFRLEHNLAVSNHVFQLKPTVHSTLIWRSDLELQLKCFHHEDRQMNTNWPASVQVSVNATPLIIDRGENKTSHKPLYLKEVCQPGRNTIQITVSACCCSHLFVLQLVHRPSVRSVLQGLLRKRLLTADHCIAKIKMNFNQTSSGNNGTNTPNDRDSIEQTALKVSLKCPITFKKITLPARGHECKHIQCFDLESYLQLNCERGSWRCPVCNKPAQLEGLEVDQYMWGILNTLNTSDVDEVTIDSGANWKAAKNSANPSIKQEDDSNDSIGKRGKAVSPGSMNMPTMNNWDMNQALSPYLPPDMNTIASGSMISSYNQSSQNRASSSNQNYDFGMNNGPGSNEYAGNGPLSHLNDSVNSLDPLNAMEKSLNEQMPHTPHTPHTPGSAHTPGGGGAHTPGSSHTPGPPSVGHHSLNDVDIPADLNFDPAAVIDGEGTDNLNLLPETSVDPMELLSYLDAPALGELLATPPSSSSSAGSHPPRAPSSDDLLALFE from the exons ATGAGCGGCGGGGGCGAGAACGCGCAGTTCGGCGCCACCGCCGCGATGGTCGCCGCGGCCACCACGGCCGCGATACAGGATTCACAGCCATTCTCGCAG aTGCAAAGCAACATGGCTATGGGTAACCCCCAATACAGTGCGATGAATGGCTACGCTCAGCAACGGAGCCATAACCCCGCCATGACAGGGATGGGCATGGGAAGTAATGGGGGAATGAATGGAATGAACGGCATGAATGGCATGACCGGCATGACTGGAATGGGCCAGATGGGTAATGCCTCCATGAACGGTATGAATCCGATGGCCCAGATGGCCAATATGGGCATGCATGCTAACATGATGCCGTCTCAAATGGGCCCTGCCCAAATGGGAGGCTCTACAAAGATGGGACCCGGCTATCAAAGGCGACACACGCCTTACCCAACGGGTACTATGTTGATGGGATCGCGGAAGAGTCAGTACATTGGCGGACAACCGGGTTTCGGACCCGGGCAATACCCGTCGGGATATGGCGGTCGACCTGGCTTCCAAGGTCAATACCCTCCGCAACAGCCTCTGGGACCAAGTGGGAACTTCGGCCCGACGATGAGAGGGAACATGAGACAAACGACGCCGCCTTATTCCAATCAAGGGCAATACTTCAACGGTGCAGTCCCGAACCATTTTCCTCAACATCAAGCTAATTCAGCACAGTATGCAGGGCAGTATAGTGGTCAATTCGCACAAGAGGTAGCAATGCGAACTAACAACTACCAACACAGTCCTGTACCTGGTAATCCAACGCCGCCTTTGACGCCAGCAAGCAGTATGCCACCGTACATTAGCCCCAATGCTGATGTCAAACCTCATTTCAACGAGCTCAAACCACCGATGGGTATGCAAA ATGACGAGCTTCGACTAACATTCCCTGTAAGAGATGGTATCATCTTACCACCATTTAGATTAGAACATAATTTAGCAGTTAGCAATCACGTGTTTCAACTGAAGCCGACAGTCCATTCAACGTTAATATGGAG ATCGGATCTAGAactacaattaaaatgtttccATCATGAAGACCGACAAATGAACACGAATTGGCCGGCGAGTGTTCAAGTTTCGGTGAACGCGACACCGCTTATAATAGACCGAGGGGAGAATAAAACCTCACACAAACCATTGTACCTGAAAGAAGTTTGTCAACCCGGCAGGAACACGATACAGATCACAGTGTCGGCTTGTTGTTGT TCTCACCTATTCGTCCTACAACTTGTGCATCGGCCGAGCGTACGAAGTGTTCTACAGGGATTATTAAGGAAGCGATTATTAACAGCGGACCATTGTATTGCTAAAATTAAGATGAACTTCAATCAAACTTCTAGTGGGAATAATGGTACTAATACCCCAAATGACAGAGATAGTATTGAACAAACTGCGTTAAAGGTATCACTCAAATGTCCGATCACGTTTAAGAAGATAACTTTACCTGCACGAGGGCACGAATGCAAACACATACAGTGTTTTGACTTGGAATCATACCTACAGCTTAACTGTGAGAGAGGGTCATGGAGATGTCCAGTTTGCAA CAAACCAGCTCAATTAGAAGGACTCGAAGTGGACCAGTACATGTGGGGTATTCTCAATACTTTAAATACCTCGGATGTTGATGAAGTCACGATTGATAGTGGAGCGAATTGGAAAGCAGCAAAGAATTCAGCTAATCCTAGTATAAag CAAGAAGACGATAGCAACGACAGCATTGGGAAACGAGGCAAGGCGGTGTCTCCTGGCTCCATGAATATGCCAACTATGAACAATTGGGATATGAACCAGGCGTTATCACCATACCTACCTCCAGATATGAACACCATAGCAAGTGGCTCCATGATCTCGTCGTACAATCAAAGTAGTCAGAATAGAGCGTCTAGTTCGAATCAAAATTACGATTTTGGCATGAACAACGGACCGGGAAGTAATGAGTACGCAGGAAATGGCCCGCTGTCACACCTCAATGATAGTGTCAATTCTTTGGACCCTCTGAACGCGATGGAGAAGAGTCTTAATGAACAA atGCCCCACACACCTCACACACCACACACGCCTGGGTCCGCACATACCCCTGGTGGCGGTGGTGCGCACACACCAGGCTCCAGCCATACCCCAGGACCTCCTTCCGTCGGGCATCATTCCCTCAATGATGTCGACATACCTGCTGATTTGAACTTTGATCCTGCAGCAGTTATTGACGGCGAGGGGACCGATAACCTTAAT TTGCTGCCAGAGACGAGTGTAGACCCCATGGAGTTGCTATCGTATCTAGACGCTCCGGCGCTAGGAGAACTACTTGCGACGCCACCTTCATCGTCATCTTCGGCAGGCTCACACCCTCCTCGAGCTCCTTCTTCGGACGATCTGCTCGCGCTCTTCGAATGA